From the Blastomonas fulva genome, one window contains:
- the traW gene encoding type-F conjugative transfer system protein TraW, producing the protein MSATASSGGAVSGQSVDHGQIGQTWSIAEPDLLSVIKARLDHAAATGKLDQMNRQFAEKVKARVMRPVPVSGISPAEETRSWEFDPSIRIDKDIRDHKGNLIAVAGQRVNPLTAAALSKKLLFVDGDDPAEVEWAMKHGGDARAKIIFVDGSPFELMKAHQRRFYFDQDGRLTSYFGIRRTPALVEQRGDVLIVTEQAIARKGRGA; encoded by the coding sequence GTGTCAGCGACCGCCTCGAGCGGCGGGGCAGTGTCGGGGCAAAGCGTCGATCACGGGCAAATAGGCCAGACATGGTCCATTGCTGAGCCAGATCTCCTGAGCGTTATCAAGGCGCGGCTCGACCATGCGGCTGCCACTGGAAAACTCGATCAGATGAATCGTCAGTTCGCCGAGAAGGTGAAGGCGAGGGTGATGCGCCCGGTCCCGGTCTCCGGGATTTCGCCTGCGGAAGAGACCCGGAGTTGGGAGTTCGATCCGTCGATCCGGATCGACAAGGACATCCGTGATCACAAGGGGAACCTGATTGCTGTGGCGGGTCAGCGCGTCAATCCGCTTACCGCCGCTGCGCTTAGCAAGAAACTTCTCTTCGTTGATGGTGACGATCCGGCAGAAGTCGAATGGGCGATGAAGCACGGCGGCGATGCGCGCGCCAAGATCATCTTCGTTGATGGCTCTCCGTTCGAGCTGATGAAGGCTCACCAACGCCGGTTCTACTTTGACCAGGACGGCCGTCTTACCAGCTATTTCGGGATACGCCGGACCCCGGCGCTGGTCGAGCAGCGCGGCGACGTCCTCATAGTCACTGAGCAAGCCATTGCGCGCAAGGGGAGGGGGGCATGA
- a CDS encoding DsbC family protein has product MEFKWTTWKVAGAALALTGSLAAIAAAAHAAAADDAATIKAALVKRLPKTEITMIDCDKIEGVCEVQARQNLFYIDRSARYLIIGRVYDMETKQDLTAARLLEMNPDMLVGAGGAGESQDGAAEPTQARQAGAGDAGPLPRIDPAALAALPSSGSVVMGKGGRTLTVFSDFRCGYCKRLHETLATLDVKVVERPISVLGTRPISEAVICASDKRRAVNEAYDGGAITSGRRCDTSGLDANEAFARKHGFTGTPVIVRDDGAVLHGFRPREFLETWLKEKVS; this is encoded by the coding sequence ATGGAATTCAAATGGACCACATGGAAGGTGGCAGGGGCCGCCCTCGCGCTCACTGGCTCCCTCGCTGCAATTGCAGCAGCCGCTCATGCCGCGGCGGCAGACGACGCTGCGACGATCAAGGCAGCGCTGGTCAAACGTCTCCCCAAGACCGAGATCACCATGATCGACTGCGACAAGATCGAGGGCGTTTGCGAAGTTCAGGCACGCCAGAACCTCTTCTACATCGACCGCTCGGCGCGCTATCTCATCATTGGCCGTGTCTACGACATGGAGACCAAGCAGGATCTCACAGCTGCCCGGTTGCTCGAGATGAACCCGGACATGCTGGTTGGGGCGGGGGGCGCTGGCGAGAGTCAGGACGGCGCGGCCGAACCAACACAGGCACGTCAGGCAGGGGCGGGCGACGCGGGGCCACTGCCACGGATCGATCCTGCAGCGCTCGCAGCTCTGCCCTCGAGCGGCAGCGTTGTGATGGGCAAGGGTGGCCGGACGCTCACCGTCTTCAGCGATTTCCGGTGCGGGTATTGCAAACGCCTCCACGAAACCCTCGCGACGCTCGACGTTAAGGTCGTTGAGCGCCCGATTTCGGTTCTCGGCACCCGTCCAATCTCAGAGGCGGTCATCTGTGCGAGCGACAAGCGCCGCGCGGTTAATGAAGCCTATGACGGAGGCGCGATCACGAGCGGTCGGCGCTGCGACACCTCGGGCCTCGATGCCAATGAGGCCTTTGCGAGGAAGCATGGCTTCACCGGCACCCCGGTCATTGTGCGCGACGATGGCGCTGTCCTTCACGGCTTCCGCCCTCGCGAGTTCCTCGAAACCTGGCTGAAGGAGAAGGTGTCATGA
- a CDS encoding S26 family signal peptidase, which yields MAIAAICLVAGALSAASKWSENHALMINVTDSLPNWAFVVEARRFPVRGDYVVFHPGHDPITVKYFGAKPAAFTKIALGLPGDTVTRIGNDVHVNGKRVATIKPMTKRGDPLAAGPLGVVPEGCIFAGTPHKDGFDSRYAHIGFVCRDRLVGTGQPIL from the coding sequence ATGGCGATCGCTGCTATCTGTCTCGTTGCAGGTGCCCTCAGCGCAGCTTCGAAGTGGAGCGAGAACCACGCGCTGATGATCAACGTGACGGACTCGCTCCCGAACTGGGCGTTCGTGGTCGAAGCCAGGCGTTTTCCGGTGCGCGGGGACTATGTGGTTTTCCATCCCGGTCATGATCCCATTACGGTCAAGTATTTTGGGGCGAAGCCGGCGGCTTTCACCAAGATCGCTCTTGGTCTGCCAGGCGACACGGTGACGCGCATCGGCAATGATGTGCACGTCAACGGGAAGCGCGTGGCGACGATCAAACCTATGACGAAGCGAGGCGATCCTCTTGCCGCTGGCCCGCTTGGAGTTGTGCCGGAAGGCTGCATTTTTGCAGGCACTCCGCACAAGGACGGGTTCGACAGCCGCTATGCGCATATCGGCTTTGTGTGCCGCGACCGGCTTGTCGGCACCGGGCAGCCAATCCTGTGA
- the traC gene encoding type IV secretion system protein TraC, with amino-acid sequence MLQALTNIIDLVTGDARKPEQNARPASVPMLSHFLGYRSFDEEKRIFHQVRSKGFIIELAPLVGANDRVNDVIGSLFSDILLPGTKFSVTNYSSPRVAEKLQTWALPRYKASGVFQTLARHRVDKLRNGAWSTLASDGPFFVRSFRVLLAVGISDGSGLSTDDLLTMREGIISALDSIDVPVKEFAPTDLIRFFDEILAPSTGAGDEVPGYNRFDPINEQCIRRDLVTHVGRDRLVLEAQSLRPTGSSVDGVPELKDYVPERFDVRTMAVRNFPDRWAPWDSQKVIGDIFNPKLSLPCPVLQTACGVIPNQESSEAKAGYKFVRTSSLAEGKGVKLVPKLRTEAAEWQFVADRVKQGEKLVSCYYAVTIIAPKGRGEPCERTLKALYKASGWDLIDETHIQLPAFMAHFPLLLADGLDSDLKRMKRMRTMRSANLAAIAPIQGEYIGGNIPHLLFIGRRGQPQFWSPFQNSAGNHNVAISGKSGSGKSVLLQDLTASFAGVGAKTIVIDDGRSFEHMAKALGGTFTEFKLSSGISINPFRMIDETLAEGDDDYLVDCLAMLKSIVSQMARNETRLNDTERGLIDQAVNLVWDTHGRDGTIDHVMQALKGHEHPFAYDLATSLLPFAAKGTYGKFFLGDANLDLSADLTVFELSDLATRVELRGVVLTSIMFIASQVMRRMDRAIPKPLIIDEAWQMLKGGAMADFVETYSRTCRKYGGALITATQSIHDYYKSEGSRAALENSDWFLILQQKGETISDFRNSDRFEMDNMTEALLRSLKRNGTDYSDIFIRGPETECVARLVLDRFSGTLYSSSPHVFAQIEDYVHRGYRMPEAIEAVAFPEDHREPEGLPMREAAE; translated from the coding sequence ATGCTGCAGGCCCTCACCAACATCATCGATCTGGTAACCGGCGATGCTCGCAAGCCTGAGCAGAACGCCCGGCCTGCCAGCGTGCCAATGCTGTCGCATTTTCTCGGATATCGCTCGTTCGATGAGGAGAAGCGCATCTTTCATCAGGTCCGCTCGAAGGGTTTCATCATCGAGCTCGCCCCGCTTGTCGGCGCAAACGACCGGGTCAATGACGTGATCGGGTCGCTCTTCTCCGACATTCTTCTGCCCGGCACGAAGTTCTCGGTCACGAACTATTCGAGCCCGCGCGTTGCCGAGAAACTGCAGACCTGGGCGTTGCCGCGCTACAAGGCTTCGGGGGTTTTCCAGACGCTTGCCCGCCACCGCGTCGACAAGTTGCGCAATGGAGCATGGTCCACGCTTGCCAGCGATGGCCCGTTCTTTGTGCGGAGCTTTCGCGTGTTGCTGGCAGTCGGGATAAGTGATGGTTCGGGCCTTTCGACCGATGACCTCCTGACCATGCGTGAGGGAATCATTTCTGCCCTCGATTCCATCGATGTCCCGGTCAAGGAATTCGCTCCGACCGACCTCATCCGCTTCTTCGATGAGATCCTCGCCCCGTCCACGGGCGCTGGCGATGAAGTGCCGGGATACAACCGGTTCGATCCCATCAATGAGCAATGTATCAGGCGGGATCTCGTCACCCATGTCGGGCGTGACCGCCTCGTGCTTGAGGCACAGTCGTTGCGGCCAACCGGCTCATCAGTCGATGGCGTGCCCGAGTTGAAGGACTACGTGCCTGAGCGCTTCGATGTGCGCACCATGGCGGTGCGCAATTTTCCGGATCGCTGGGCACCCTGGGATAGCCAGAAGGTGATTGGGGACATCTTCAACCCCAAGCTCTCTCTGCCTTGTCCCGTCTTGCAGACGGCTTGTGGGGTGATCCCCAACCAGGAGTCTTCTGAAGCGAAGGCCGGCTACAAGTTCGTGCGCACAAGCTCGCTTGCGGAAGGCAAGGGCGTGAAGCTTGTGCCCAAGTTGCGTACCGAAGCGGCTGAGTGGCAGTTCGTGGCCGACCGGGTCAAGCAGGGCGAGAAGCTCGTGTCCTGCTACTACGCTGTCACGATCATTGCGCCGAAGGGCCGGGGCGAGCCCTGCGAGCGCACGCTGAAGGCTCTCTACAAGGCGAGCGGGTGGGATCTGATTGACGAGACCCATATCCAGCTTCCCGCCTTCATGGCACACTTTCCGCTGCTGCTGGCTGACGGGCTCGATAGCGACCTCAAGCGGATGAAGCGCATGCGCACCATGCGCTCGGCGAACCTTGCCGCGATTGCGCCGATCCAGGGCGAATACATCGGCGGTAACATCCCGCACCTGCTCTTCATAGGACGCCGGGGGCAGCCGCAATTCTGGTCACCCTTCCAGAACAGTGCCGGCAACCACAATGTCGCGATCTCGGGCAAGTCCGGCTCGGGCAAGTCGGTGCTCCTACAGGACCTCACGGCAAGTTTTGCAGGGGTGGGAGCCAAGACCATCGTGATCGATGACGGCCGCAGCTTCGAGCATATGGCCAAGGCGCTGGGCGGGACCTTCACCGAGTTCAAGCTGTCTTCGGGCATTTCGATCAACCCGTTTCGCATGATCGACGAGACCCTTGCCGAAGGGGACGACGACTATCTGGTCGACTGCCTTGCGATGCTCAAATCCATCGTGTCGCAGATGGCGCGCAACGAGACCCGGCTCAATGACACCGAACGCGGGCTTATCGACCAGGCGGTCAATCTTGTGTGGGACACCCATGGGCGGGACGGCACAATCGATCACGTGATGCAGGCCCTCAAGGGCCACGAGCATCCCTTCGCCTATGATCTGGCGACCTCGCTGCTGCCGTTCGCGGCCAAGGGCACCTACGGGAAGTTCTTCCTTGGCGATGCCAACCTTGATCTGTCGGCCGATCTTACCGTGTTCGAGCTCTCGGACCTTGCGACCCGGGTGGAGCTGCGCGGTGTCGTGTTGACCTCGATCATGTTCATTGCCTCGCAGGTTATGCGCCGGATGGACCGCGCGATCCCGAAACCGCTGATCATCGATGAAGCCTGGCAGATGCTGAAGGGCGGGGCGATGGCCGACTTCGTCGAGACCTATTCGCGCACCTGCCGCAAATATGGCGGCGCGCTGATCACCGCGACGCAGTCGATTCACGATTACTACAAGTCCGAAGGCTCGCGGGCCGCCCTCGAAAACTCCGACTGGTTCCTCATCCTCCAGCAGAAGGGCGAGACCATCTCGGATTTCCGCAATTCGGACCGCTTCGAGATGGACAACATGACCGAGGCTTTGCTTCGGTCGCTGAAGCGCAATGGCACCGACTATTCGGACATATTCATCCGGGGGCCAGAGACCGAATGCGTCGCTCGGCTCGTCCTCGACCGGTTCTCAGGCACGCTCTATTCATCGAGCCCGCATGTCTTCGCTCAGATCGAGGACTATGTGCATCGTGGCTACCGGATGCCCGAAGCGATCGAGGCGGTGGCTTTCCCTGAAGATCATCGAGAGCCTGAAGGACTTCCGATGAGGGAGGCTGCGGAATGA
- a CDS encoding type-F conjugative transfer system secretin TraK → MTFSVSTLCLASGAPLLFRIDSHLVRGFGAALFTVGFVMAATPAFADESILAVDNGEVRCRASKADLTRISLKDDRFVSVSRVQTGVEGQDFSIVHEPTRGDIYISVPEAYSKPNISFFGTTQKGLVYKFDCQIGGDSAVQVFVGNADIENPSAKPEVLTASGSLQDRAVGLVRAMFEQRPVTGFEIRDAARAPVNVGDMKVQLITEYRSPTMTGKVLRIENTSASPIALREELIAGDGAIAVTISNPNLASGQATAAYVVVPAGR, encoded by the coding sequence ATGACCTTCTCTGTCTCGACGCTCTGCCTTGCCTCGGGCGCGCCGCTGCTTTTCCGCATCGACAGCCATCTTGTTCGAGGGTTTGGCGCTGCACTTTTCACTGTCGGCTTCGTCATGGCGGCCACGCCAGCTTTTGCTGACGAAAGCATCCTCGCCGTCGATAATGGAGAGGTTCGCTGCCGGGCATCCAAGGCCGACCTGACGCGCATTTCGCTGAAGGATGACCGGTTCGTATCGGTATCCCGCGTGCAAACTGGCGTCGAGGGCCAAGACTTCTCGATCGTCCATGAACCCACCCGCGGCGATATCTACATCTCGGTCCCCGAAGCTTATTCGAAGCCGAACATCTCCTTCTTCGGGACGACGCAAAAGGGCCTTGTCTACAAGTTCGACTGCCAGATTGGCGGTGACAGCGCCGTGCAGGTTTTCGTGGGCAACGCCGATATCGAAAATCCGTCCGCCAAACCTGAGGTCCTTACAGCATCAGGTTCGTTGCAGGATCGCGCTGTCGGGCTTGTCAGGGCGATGTTCGAACAGCGCCCCGTAACCGGCTTTGAGATCCGCGACGCGGCTCGTGCCCCGGTCAATGTCGGGGACATGAAGGTCCAGCTCATCACCGAGTACCGCAGCCCGACGATGACCGGGAAGGTCCTGCGCATCGAGAATACCAGCGCCTCACCGATCGCGCTTCGCGAAGAACTCATCGCCGGGGACGGTGCAATCGCCGTCACTATTTCCAACCCCAACCTCGCAAGCGGGCAGGCGACTGCTGCTTATGTGGTCGTGCCTGCAGGAAGGTAA
- a CDS encoding TraB/VirB10 family protein: MLFFGLGGVAVVASTMYVLRTETAVEEATKPGHETEVSTDALMNRQRVDQEWMAIYEGQVNSQDQRLKGVEAQAGQVAQLQSEIQALRGENAAMARDGQQVLEAYERENQQLRQQVTRGTPRPTAPGPVAAAREMGVPSPAASGAPSATLPRRGNDVQMVSFAQAGGTGSRIDPAKAPAVYTDSPNYLPPNSIANATVVVGVDATTNTRSQSDPLPVLLRITGPARSVYGDGKLLATRVQGCMVNGAAYGDLSSEKVYVKLQRMTCAQPGGRFAVSEVKGFIAFGGKVGVRGRVVSREGSLTTQAFLAGLVSGVGNAFQGANQIPRISQDPVLPSASDVGIQAIGGGAANAGNTLSDYLIERAEQYQPVVEMPTGAAVEVVFLDGTFIRN, from the coding sequence ATGCTGTTTTTCGGGCTGGGTGGTGTCGCGGTCGTGGCTTCGACCATGTATGTCTTGCGGACGGAAACCGCGGTCGAAGAGGCAACCAAGCCTGGGCATGAGACCGAGGTGTCAACCGATGCCCTGATGAACCGACAGCGCGTCGATCAGGAATGGATGGCCATCTACGAGGGTCAGGTTAACTCCCAGGATCAGCGTCTCAAGGGCGTCGAGGCGCAGGCTGGTCAGGTTGCGCAATTGCAGAGCGAGATTCAGGCATTGCGCGGTGAAAATGCCGCGATGGCGCGCGACGGGCAGCAGGTGCTCGAGGCCTATGAGCGTGAGAACCAGCAACTGCGCCAGCAGGTCACCAGGGGCACCCCCCGCCCGACTGCCCCCGGGCCGGTCGCGGCTGCCCGTGAGATGGGCGTGCCTTCGCCGGCTGCGTCCGGCGCACCTTCCGCCACATTGCCCCGCCGCGGCAACGATGTGCAGATGGTGTCTTTCGCGCAAGCGGGCGGGACGGGCTCGCGCATTGATCCGGCCAAGGCCCCTGCGGTTTACACCGACTCGCCGAACTACCTCCCGCCCAACTCGATCGCGAATGCCACCGTGGTGGTCGGCGTTGATGCCACGACCAATACCCGCAGCCAGAGTGACCCTCTTCCGGTTCTTCTGCGTATCACGGGGCCGGCGCGCTCGGTCTATGGTGACGGTAAGCTGCTCGCGACCCGTGTGCAGGGCTGCATGGTCAATGGTGCGGCTTACGGCGATCTCTCCAGCGAGAAGGTCTATGTGAAGCTGCAGCGCATGACCTGCGCGCAGCCCGGCGGGCGCTTTGCGGTGTCCGAGGTCAAGGGCTTCATTGCCTTCGGCGGCAAAGTCGGCGTTCGCGGACGGGTTGTCAGCCGTGAAGGATCGCTGACCACGCAAGCGTTTCTCGCAGGGCTGGTGAGCGGGGTGGGCAACGCCTTTCAGGGTGCCAACCAGATCCCCCGGATTTCCCAGGATCCCGTGCTCCCGTCAGCTTCCGATGTCGGCATTCAGGCTATTGGCGGCGGCGCGGCCAACGCTGGGAACACGCTCTCCGACTATCTGATCGAACGGGCCGAGCAATATCAGCCGGTCGTCGAGATGCCCACCGGTGCTGCGGTCGAGGTCGTGTTCCTCGACGGCACCTTCATCAGGAATTGA
- the traU gene encoding conjugal transfer pilus assembly protein TraU, with the protein MRSRLLALLLGFASLFMAASVLAPPVLAQGLPSGPGRCSGSFVNPVTDVCWGCMFPLSLGSLKIWPSSRADTDNPDLPICACGTPVPRIGLAIGFWEPVRLIDVSTKPWCFPNLGGIKLDPGFPIGNGYASDGAQLGGQSQRTAKYHVHYYIYPLLYWLEVVTDFLCLEASSFDVAYMSEIDPLWQDDELASLLNPEAALFTSVIAQAACSADCISASARLPMDELFWCSGCQGSMYPMNGNVGANIGIKQSSRLAAERMVYKLHRQGLAWGTSGSKALCSKYIMPILKKSQYRMQQVNPTPMVSGREACSPIGATTILPKSGQVYPVKGEDVGFLLWRKRNCCML; encoded by the coding sequence ATGCGCTCTAGGCTCCTTGCGCTCCTCCTGGGTTTTGCGTCCCTGTTCATGGCGGCATCCGTGCTGGCTCCCCCGGTTCTGGCTCAGGGTCTTCCCAGCGGGCCTGGTCGGTGCTCAGGCAGTTTCGTCAATCCGGTGACCGATGTGTGCTGGGGCTGCATGTTCCCCTTGTCGCTGGGCTCGCTCAAGATCTGGCCATCATCGCGTGCCGACACCGACAATCCGGATCTTCCGATCTGCGCCTGCGGCACGCCGGTGCCGCGCATCGGCCTTGCGATCGGGTTCTGGGAACCGGTCCGGCTGATTGATGTCTCGACCAAGCCTTGGTGCTTTCCGAACCTTGGCGGGATCAAGCTCGACCCCGGTTTTCCGATCGGTAACGGTTACGCCTCGGACGGCGCGCAGCTAGGGGGCCAGTCTCAGCGCACCGCCAAATACCACGTGCACTATTACATCTACCCGCTTCTGTATTGGCTCGAAGTGGTGACCGATTTCCTGTGTCTCGAGGCGAGCTCGTTCGACGTTGCCTATATGAGCGAGATCGATCCGCTTTGGCAGGACGACGAGCTAGCATCTCTCCTCAATCCCGAGGCAGCGCTTTTCACCTCAGTCATCGCGCAGGCCGCCTGCTCAGCCGATTGCATCTCGGCCAGCGCAAGATTGCCTATGGATGAGCTGTTCTGGTGCTCTGGTTGCCAGGGTTCGATGTATCCGATGAACGGCAATGTTGGAGCCAATATCGGCATCAAGCAGTCATCGCGGCTCGCGGCTGAGCGCATGGTCTACAAGCTCCACCGTCAGGGTCTCGCTTGGGGCACCAGCGGATCGAAAGCGCTGTGTTCCAAGTACATCATGCCGATCCTCAAGAAGAGCCAGTACCGGATGCAGCAGGTAAATCCGACGCCCATGGTGAGTGGCCGCGAAGCCTGTTCTCCGATTGGAGCGACTACGATCTTGCCCAAATCTGGGCAGGTCTATCCCGTCAAAGGCGAGGATGTCGGCTTCCTCCTCTGGCGCAAACGCAATTGTTGCATGCTGTGA
- the trbC gene encoding type-F conjugative transfer system pilin assembly protein TrbC, whose amino-acid sequence MNRRGLFPALAASLLLGVTAVVAQDLTDFDPKAIEARADTFKADAQALFDYATANAQTQGEEAQTVVAQGYEAAGGLNVSQIAGKDGPVDFDEMVAGAKAGMARPKGAPLFVAFASLSMPEEALAQMIADTTRAGGVVVFRGFSTGNRQTFISGIRKVVDQSGASNVAIDPRLFRSFGVDRVPTYVALATDFEPCDQLDCGTAPPPHDRISGNTSVAYVLETFAGANGPGAPVARLALANLRGKR is encoded by the coding sequence ATGAATCGCAGAGGACTCTTCCCCGCTCTCGCCGCCAGCCTGCTGCTTGGTGTGACCGCCGTCGTCGCTCAGGATTTGACGGACTTTGATCCCAAAGCGATCGAGGCGCGGGCCGATACATTCAAGGCCGACGCCCAAGCGCTCTTCGACTATGCTACCGCCAACGCGCAAACCCAAGGCGAAGAGGCGCAGACGGTTGTCGCGCAAGGCTATGAGGCAGCCGGCGGCCTCAATGTCTCGCAGATCGCCGGGAAAGATGGCCCCGTCGACTTCGACGAAATGGTGGCTGGCGCCAAGGCCGGCATGGCTCGCCCGAAGGGTGCGCCGCTGTTCGTGGCATTCGCGAGCCTGTCGATGCCCGAAGAGGCGCTCGCACAGATGATCGCTGACACGACCAGGGCAGGCGGCGTTGTCGTTTTCCGCGGCTTCTCCACCGGAAATCGGCAGACCTTCATCAGTGGTATCCGAAAGGTTGTCGACCAGTCTGGCGCAAGCAATGTGGCAATCGATCCCCGGCTGTTTCGATCCTTTGGTGTCGACCGAGTTCCCACCTATGTGGCTCTCGCGACCGATTTCGAGCCCTGCGATCAGCTCGATTGTGGGACCGCGCCGCCGCCGCATGATCGCATCTCAGGCAATACCAGTGTGGCTTATGTGCTCGAGACCTTCGCCGGGGCAAACGGGCCGGGCGCGCCAGTTGCCCGTCTCGCTCTTGCCAATCTGAGGGGGAAAAGGTGA
- a CDS encoding type IV conjugative transfer system protein TraE has protein sequence MEISFAHEASQRTLKQRNLLALICVVLGILVVVMFTAASTRDREVVLQPILPSQMTLSSAALTPEYLEAATRDTAQLALNRSPETLQYWLDSIVAISAPEARGALKAKLLRIVADQEGSQVTQFVTINWIRTDPENLTSQVGGVLHTIVGSKDVRREHKIFEFHWTYTGVSLRLKGFGVVVKKEGPNQ, from the coding sequence ATGGAAATCTCTTTTGCCCACGAGGCGTCTCAGCGGACCCTCAAGCAACGCAACCTGCTTGCGCTCATCTGTGTCGTGCTCGGCATTCTCGTGGTGGTCATGTTCACCGCGGCATCGACGCGGGACCGCGAGGTCGTGCTGCAGCCCATCTTGCCCAGCCAGATGACGCTGAGCTCTGCGGCGCTCACGCCCGAATATCTTGAGGCCGCGACGCGCGACACCGCGCAGCTCGCGCTCAACCGCTCGCCCGAAACACTCCAGTACTGGCTTGATAGCATCGTGGCCATTTCCGCTCCGGAGGCGCGCGGGGCTCTCAAGGCCAAGCTCCTGCGGATCGTGGCTGATCAGGAGGGGTCGCAGGTGACCCAGTTTGTCACGATCAACTGGATCCGCACCGATCCGGAAAACCTCACCAGCCAGGTCGGCGGCGTCCTTCATACCATCGTCGGATCCAAGGACGTGCGCCGCGAGCACAAGATCTTCGAATTTCACTGGACCTACACCGGCGTGTCGCTGCGCCTGAAGGGGTTTGGTGTCGTCGTTAAGAAGGAAGGACCGAACCAATGA
- the traL gene encoding type IV conjugative transfer system protein TraL: protein MDQYSIPKHLDDPELIGFWTLDEFLVMVIPFTWGILAQHVVIGLLLALAAWFGYRKVKAGRSMHWVLHFAYWHLPGEFFGLKVAPPSHLRVMAG, encoded by the coding sequence TTGGACCAGTATTCGATCCCAAAACATCTCGACGATCCAGAACTGATCGGGTTCTGGACCCTCGATGAATTCCTGGTGATGGTCATACCCTTCACCTGGGGCATCCTCGCTCAGCACGTTGTCATCGGGCTTCTTTTGGCCCTGGCTGCGTGGTTCGGCTATCGCAAAGTCAAAGCTGGGCGTTCGATGCATTGGGTCCTGCATTTTGCCTATTGGCATTTGCCGGGAGAATTCTTCGGTCTGAAGGTCGCTCCGCCATCTCATCTTCGTGTGATGGCGGGCTGA
- a CDS encoding TrbI F-type domain-containing protein, whose translation MAAPATPASAKASQVKPRGRFAALSAREILLFAGAATTFVWGAWVTKSVAAQGSGQQEFVQLQLQGIIGEYLQAQARSNADEQTAARQTAVFMAALDETVSGLSKSGKVVLVHEAIVGGEVPDVTQSVKTAVYAKVPRPQPAQAQSSQSLGAAPQGQAARVEQEMQAFMAANQGRQRDGKP comes from the coding sequence ATGGCTGCGCCTGCCACACCCGCGTCGGCAAAGGCCTCGCAGGTCAAACCTCGCGGTCGCTTTGCCGCGCTGTCGGCTCGCGAAATCCTCCTGTTCGCTGGCGCTGCGACGACCTTTGTCTGGGGGGCCTGGGTCACCAAGAGTGTTGCCGCACAGGGGTCAGGGCAGCAGGAATTCGTCCAGCTTCAGCTGCAGGGCATCATCGGGGAGTATCTCCAGGCACAGGCACGCTCGAATGCCGACGAGCAGACCGCCGCCCGGCAAACCGCTGTCTTCATGGCAGCGCTGGATGAGACGGTCTCCGGCCTGTCGAAGTCCGGGAAAGTCGTGCTCGTTCACGAGGCGATCGTAGGGGGCGAAGTTCCCGACGTTACGCAGAGCGTGAAGACTGCCGTTTACGCAAAGGTTCCGCGTCCCCAACCGGCGCAGGCGCAATCTTCCCAGTCGCTGGGGGCTGCTCCTCAGGGTCAGGCGGCCCGCGTTGAACAGGAGATGCAGGCCTTTATGGCTGCCAATCAGGGACGTCAGCGCGATGGCAAACCCTGA